In Halobacillus amylolyticus, the following proteins share a genomic window:
- a CDS encoding SepM family pheromone-processing serine protease yields the protein MKANKRIIITGIITILIVAFLGAYRLPYYIYKPGNADALDPFVEVTNNYPSEGDMHLVTVRGGQATPIQWLMAKVRPFQQIHPLDEIRPEGISEEEYFHAQLRMMESSQEAAKVVAYEAAGEDIDINYEGVYVVNVLKGMPAADQLKAGDEIIKVDGEKINESTELVNYVGGFDEGESVSLTVKRAGETLKKEIELATFPDNPDKAGVGISLVTDRTVEVDPPVTVKSGEIGGPSAGLMFSLEIYDQLTKKDFTKGYQIAGTGEINYQGQVGRIGGIDKKVVAADQDGVDIFFAPNEGGREGSNYEVAKKAAEEIGTDMKIVPVDTFQDALDYLKELEPKE from the coding sequence ATGAAAGCCAATAAACGGATTATAATAACGGGAATTATTACAATTTTAATTGTTGCTTTTTTAGGGGCCTACCGTTTACCTTATTATATTTATAAACCGGGGAATGCGGACGCGTTAGATCCTTTTGTTGAAGTAACAAATAACTATCCAAGTGAAGGAGATATGCATTTGGTTACCGTCAGGGGCGGACAGGCCACACCTATTCAATGGCTTATGGCGAAAGTAAGGCCATTTCAACAGATCCATCCACTAGATGAAATCAGGCCAGAAGGAATATCTGAAGAAGAGTATTTTCATGCCCAGCTAAGAATGATGGAATCTTCTCAAGAAGCTGCAAAGGTTGTTGCCTATGAAGCAGCAGGAGAAGATATTGATATTAATTATGAAGGCGTTTATGTCGTGAATGTCCTTAAAGGTATGCCTGCTGCAGACCAGCTTAAAGCTGGTGATGAGATCATTAAAGTAGATGGTGAAAAAATTAATGAATCGACTGAACTTGTGAATTATGTGGGTGGGTTTGATGAAGGAGAATCGGTTTCCCTGACGGTTAAAAGAGCTGGGGAAACGCTCAAGAAGGAAATTGAACTTGCCACATTTCCTGATAATCCAGATAAAGCAGGGGTAGGAATATCACTTGTAACGGACCGTACAGTTGAGGTAGATCCGCCAGTAACGGTTAAGAGCGGTGAAATTGGCGGTCCAAGTGCGGGATTAATGTTCTCACTTGAAATATATGATCAATTAACAAAGAAAGATTTTACAAAAGGCTATCAAATAGCCGGTACTGGTGAAATCAATTATCAAGGTCAGGTAGGAAGAATCGGCGGGATAGATAAAAAGGTCGTAGCAGCTGATCAAGATGGTGTTGATATCTTTTTTGCACCAAATGAAGGTGGAAGGGAAGGCTCCAATTATGAAGTAGCTAAAAAAGCAGCAGAAGAGATAGGGACAGATATGAAAATTGTTCCTGTTGATACCTTTCAAGATGCATTGGATTATTTAAAAGAGTTGGAACCAAAGGAATAA
- a CDS encoding patatin-like phospholipase family protein, with amino-acid sequence MPHPKIGLALGSGGARGFAHLGVLKVLSDHGVPISMIAGSSMGALVGSFYAAGQRIEDLYKLAFTFKRKYYLDFTVPKMGFIQGRRIKEYIRLFTFGKSIEEFNLPISIIATDLSAGKKKVFQSGPASDAVRASIAIPGIFVPEKIDNRLYIDGGVIDRVPVSVVKQMGADIVIAVDCSHFDADPNIHSIYDVIIQSIDIMQDELTTAMGISSDADIMIRPNVTTYSSRAFTNSKEIIEAGEAAALLQMDAIKQKIANWKETS; translated from the coding sequence GTGCCGCATCCTAAAATAGGGCTGGCTCTTGGCTCAGGAGGTGCTCGAGGCTTTGCGCATTTAGGAGTACTTAAAGTATTGAGCGATCATGGAGTGCCTATAAGTATGATTGCAGGAAGCAGTATGGGGGCTCTCGTTGGTTCATTTTATGCAGCGGGACAACGGATTGAAGACTTATATAAATTAGCCTTCACGTTCAAACGGAAGTATTACCTTGATTTTACTGTTCCGAAAATGGGTTTCATTCAGGGACGAAGAATTAAGGAGTATATCCGTTTGTTTACGTTTGGTAAATCAATTGAAGAATTTAACTTGCCCATCTCGATTATTGCTACAGATTTATCGGCTGGTAAAAAGAAAGTATTTCAAAGCGGACCTGCGAGTGATGCTGTAAGAGCAAGTATTGCGATCCCGGGGATATTTGTTCCTGAGAAGATTGATAACCGTTTGTATATTGACGGAGGTGTGATTGATCGAGTACCTGTTTCTGTCGTAAAACAAATGGGGGCTGATATCGTTATTGCTGTTGACTGCTCTCATTTCGATGCGGACCCAAACATCCACTCTATATATGATGTCATTATCCAAAGCATCGATATTATGCAAGATGAGCTTACTACTGCGATGGGGATCTCCTCAGATGCAGATATTATGATTCGTCCAAATGTAACGACATATAGTTCTCGCGCTTTTACAAATAGTAAGGAAATCATTGAAGCAGGGGAAGCAGCAGCCCTATTACAGATGGACGCAATAAAACAGAAGATTGCCAACTGGAAGGAGACATCATAG
- the ylbJ gene encoding sporulation integral membrane protein YlbJ: MIDIAKLTTAAFTLLLLFFTFALILFPGAALTASLRGLDLWATKVFPSLLPFFIIAELLFGFGVVHGVGALCERFMRPLFNVPGTGGFVWVMGMVSGYPAGAKWTRDLRENGHITQIEAERLVSFSNASSPLFLIGVVAVGFFADPALGLFIAAAHYGGNLLVGLGMRFYRYREEPPSAKAQTKSILEALKLIHYTRMNDERSFGQLLGDAVVRSVQTLLLVGGFIMLFSVLTELLKQTEAIQLFSILFTLVGIQEVYQIPLTAGLFEITTGINALTDTHTPLLTQLVFVSFILGFHGLSIQAQIASVLSDTDIRFAPYFWSRIAQGTFAAILIFIFYQFLDISKSSVDAWTGSHTQESVLFSFLDYYGPPFTFFMLAYTMYLLLKTKSPR; the protein is encoded by the coding sequence GTGATTGATATTGCTAAATTAACAACGGCCGCTTTCACTCTCTTATTGCTCTTTTTTACATTTGCACTCATTCTCTTTCCAGGGGCTGCCTTAACCGCAAGCTTACGAGGACTGGACTTGTGGGCGACTAAAGTCTTTCCGTCTTTACTTCCCTTCTTCATTATTGCGGAATTGCTATTTGGTTTCGGTGTCGTTCACGGTGTGGGCGCTCTTTGCGAACGGTTCATGCGCCCATTGTTTAATGTACCAGGGACGGGTGGATTTGTTTGGGTGATGGGTATGGTTAGTGGTTATCCTGCCGGTGCAAAGTGGACAAGGGATTTGCGAGAAAATGGGCATATTACGCAAATTGAAGCTGAACGCCTCGTTTCATTTTCAAACGCTTCTAGTCCGCTCTTCCTTATTGGGGTTGTTGCCGTTGGATTCTTTGCCGACCCCGCATTAGGTCTTTTCATCGCTGCTGCCCATTATGGAGGTAATTTATTGGTAGGTCTTGGGATGAGATTTTACCGATACAGAGAGGAGCCGCCATCAGCCAAAGCTCAAACAAAGTCTATATTGGAAGCACTTAAGCTGATCCACTATACAAGGATGAATGATGAACGTTCATTTGGTCAGCTGCTCGGTGATGCTGTTGTACGTTCAGTACAAACACTATTACTAGTAGGCGGATTCATTATGTTATTCTCTGTGCTTACAGAGCTTCTCAAACAAACAGAAGCGATTCAGTTATTTTCAATTCTATTTACACTAGTCGGCATCCAGGAAGTCTATCAAATCCCTCTCACCGCAGGATTATTTGAAATAACGACAGGGATTAACGCATTAACAGATACTCACACTCCCTTATTGACACAGCTTGTTTTCGTCAGCTTTATTCTTGGATTTCATGGTTTATCTATCCAAGCACAAATCGCGAGTGTTCTATCGGATACCGATATACGTTTCGCCCCTTATTTTTGGTCAAGGATTGCACAAGGAACTTTTGCAGCCATTCTCATCTTCATTTTTTATCAATTCCTCGATATTAGTAAAAGCTCTGTTGATGCTTGGACTGGCAGCCACACTCAGGAGAGCGTCCTTTTTTCATTTCTAGACTATTATGGTCCACCTTTCACCTTTTTCATGCTTGCCTATACTATGTATTTGTTGTTGAAAACAAAATCGCCCCGGTAG
- the coaD gene encoding pantetheine-phosphate adenylyltransferase produces MTRLAICPGSFDPVTYGHLDIIQRGAKVFDHVTVAVFNNQSKAPLFNVNERVALLEEVTKDLPNVSVDGCDGLLMDYAEEKGAQAIIRGLRAVSDFEYEMQITSMNRKLNEEIETFFMMTNNQYSFLSSSIVKEVAKYRANIADLVPPPVEEALRDKYK; encoded by the coding sequence ATGACAAGGTTAGCGATTTGTCCAGGCAGCTTTGATCCCGTTACATACGGACATTTAGATATTATTCAACGCGGAGCGAAAGTTTTCGACCATGTGACAGTAGCGGTATTCAATAATCAAAGCAAAGCCCCGTTGTTTAATGTGAATGAGCGTGTGGCTCTGTTAGAAGAAGTAACGAAGGACTTGCCCAACGTTTCCGTCGATGGTTGTGATGGACTCCTAATGGATTATGCTGAGGAAAAGGGTGCCCAAGCTATTATTCGTGGATTGAGAGCAGTCAGTGACTTTGAATATGAGATGCAAATCACTTCGATGAATCGGAAGCTTAATGAAGAAATCGAAACATTTTTTATGATGACGAATAATCAGTATTCGTTCCTGAGTTCGAGCATTGTCAAAGAGGTGGCTAAATACCGAGCTAATATAGCGGATTTAGTTCCACCGCCAGTTGAGGAAGCGTTACGAGATAAATATAAATAA